Proteins from a single region of Chlamydia buteonis:
- the rplC gene encoding 50S ribosomal protein L3, with translation MRSQLSLMGKKEGMIHVFDKDGNLVACSVISMSSNVVTQIKVDSTDGYNAIQMGANEINVPTKTLQKRVNKPSLGHFKKSGSRVFRLLKEVRLSEEAVNEVSLGSEFGLEVFEGVSSVDISGVSKGKGFQGVMKRFGFRGGPQSHGSGFHRHAGSIGMRSTPGRCFPGSKRPSHMGTVNVTVKNLEVVKIDLEKKVLLVKGAIPGPRGSVVVVRRSSRAKG, from the coding sequence ATGCGATCTCAGCTTAGTTTAATGGGGAAAAAGGAAGGCATGATTCATGTCTTTGACAAAGATGGAAATCTAGTTGCGTGTTCAGTAATTAGCATGAGTTCCAATGTTGTTACTCAGATAAAAGTTGATTCAACAGATGGTTACAACGCTATTCAAATGGGCGCCAATGAAATCAATGTCCCAACAAAAACATTGCAAAAACGTGTGAATAAACCCAGTCTCGGGCATTTTAAAAAGTCTGGTTCTCGTGTTTTTCGTCTGTTAAAGGAAGTTCGCCTTTCAGAAGAAGCCGTTAATGAGGTTTCTTTAGGAAGCGAGTTTGGTTTGGAAGTCTTTGAAGGCGTCTCTTCCGTAGATATTAGCGGTGTTTCTAAAGGCAAAGGATTTCAAGGAGTCATGAAAAGATTTGGATTCCGTGGAGGTCCTCAAAGCCACGGTTCAGGATTCCATCGTCATGCCGGTTCTATAGGGATGCGATCGACTCCTGGACGGTGCTTCCCAGGAAGTAAGCGTCCTAGCCATATGGGTACTGTGAATGTAACCGTTAAGAATTTAGAAGTGGTAAAAATAGATTTAGAGAAAAAAGTGTTGCTAGTGAAGGGGGCAATTCCTGGCCCTAGAGGTTCTGTTGTTGTCGTCAGGCGTTCTTCCAGAGCAAAAGGGTAA
- the rplD gene encoding 50S ribosomal protein L4, producing the protein MVLLSKFDFFGNKAGEVELPDAFFAEEGSGLQLVKDYLVAIRANKRQWSACTRNRSEVSHSTKKPFRQKGTGNARQGCLASPQFRGGGIVFGPKPKFDQHVRINKKEKRAAIRLLLSQKIQANRLIVADDSVFTSSLTSPKTKEALRFLKSCNVECRGVLFIDDLEHAQNNESLRLSLRNLPAVRGFTYGMNINGYDLVSARNIVVSEKALNRLSGHLISGMKD; encoded by the coding sequence ATGGTTTTATTATCAAAGTTTGATTTTTTTGGGAATAAGGCAGGAGAGGTGGAATTGCCAGATGCCTTTTTTGCTGAGGAAGGAAGTGGACTTCAATTAGTGAAGGACTATCTTGTGGCGATCCGCGCCAACAAGAGGCAATGGTCCGCATGTACGAGAAATCGTTCAGAAGTAAGTCATTCTACTAAAAAGCCTTTTAGACAGAAAGGTACGGGAAATGCTCGTCAAGGGTGTTTAGCGTCTCCTCAGTTTCGAGGAGGGGGTATTGTTTTCGGCCCTAAGCCTAAATTTGATCAACATGTTCGCATTAATAAAAAAGAGAAACGAGCAGCAATTCGTTTGTTGCTATCTCAAAAGATTCAAGCGAATCGTTTGATTGTAGCTGATGACAGTGTGTTCACCAGCAGTTTAACTTCTCCAAAGACAAAAGAAGCTTTGAGATTTTTAAAATCCTGTAATGTGGAATGTCGTGGTGTGCTTTTTATCGATGATTTAGAGCATGCTCAAAATAACGAAAGTTTAAGACTAAGCTTGCGTAATTTGCCTGCTGTGCGCGGTTTTACGTATGGAATGAATATCAATGGATATGACCTAGTCTCTGCCCGCAATATAGTGGTTTCCGAAAAGGCTCTTAATAGACTCTCCGGGCATCTTATTTCTGGAATGAAAGATTAA
- a CDS encoding 50S ribosomal protein L23, translated as MKDPYDVIKRHYVTEKAKTLEGLSLGNGEGKKKGSYCKHPKYTFIVDCNATKPLIAQALESIYADKKVKVKSVNTICVKPQPARMFRGKRKGKTAGFKKAVVTFYEGHSIG; from the coding sequence ATGAAAGATCCTTATGATGTAATCAAACGGCATTATGTAACCGAGAAGGCTAAAACACTAGAAGGTTTAAGTCTTGGGAATGGTGAGGGCAAAAAGAAAGGTAGTTACTGTAAGCATCCAAAATATACGTTTATCGTGGATTGTAACGCTACTAAGCCTTTAATTGCTCAAGCTTTGGAATCTATTTATGCGGATAAAAAAGTAAAAGTTAAAAGTGTAAACACGATATGTGTGAAGCCTCAGCCAGCCCGAATGTTTCGCGGAAAGCGAAAAGGAAAGACTGCTGGATTTAAGAAGGCAGTTGTGACCTTCTATGAAGGCCATTCTATCGGGTAA
- the rplB gene encoding 50S ribosomal protein L2, producing the protein MFKKFKPVTPGTRQLVLPAFDELTTQGELSGKKTRKSVRPNKKLSFFKKSSGGRDNLGHISCRHRGGGAKRLYRVIDFKRNKDGIEAKVVSVEYDPNRSAYIALLSYADGEKRYILAPKGIKRGDQVISGEGSPFKLGCCMTLKSMPLGSTVHNIEMRPYSGGKLVRSAGLAAQVIAKTPGYVTLKMPSGEFRMLNEGCRATIGEVSNSDHNLCVDGKAGRKRWKGIRPTVRGTAMNPVDHPHGGGEGRHNGYIPRTPWGKVTKGLKTRDKRKSNKWIVKDRRK; encoded by the coding sequence ATGTTTAAAAAGTTTAAGCCAGTAACTCCAGGGACTAGACAGTTGGTTCTTCCGGCTTTTGATGAGCTGACCACACAGGGAGAGTTGTCAGGGAAAAAAACTAGAAAAAGCGTTCGACCAAATAAGAAGCTATCATTTTTCAAAAAGAGTTCCGGTGGTCGTGATAATTTAGGTCACATTTCCTGCCGTCATCGTGGTGGAGGGGCTAAGCGCCTGTATCGAGTTATCGATTTTAAGCGCAATAAAGATGGTATTGAAGCTAAGGTAGTTTCTGTTGAGTACGATCCAAATCGTTCTGCCTACATTGCTTTATTGAGTTATGCTGATGGAGAAAAGCGTTACATACTTGCTCCAAAAGGCATAAAAAGAGGAGATCAAGTGATCTCGGGAGAAGGCAGCCCTTTCAAATTGGGTTGTTGTATGACTTTAAAAAGCATGCCTTTAGGGTCAACTGTTCATAATATTGAGATGAGACCCTATTCTGGAGGGAAATTGGTAAGATCAGCAGGTTTGGCTGCTCAGGTTATTGCTAAAACTCCGGGATATGTTACATTAAAAATGCCTTCAGGCGAATTTCGCATGTTAAATGAAGGTTGTAGAGCTACTATTGGCGAAGTTTCTAATTCAGATCACAATTTATGTGTTGATGGTAAAGCAGGAAGAAAACGTTGGAAAGGTATTCGTCCAACTGTTCGTGGTACTGCTATGAACCCTGTTGATCACCCTCATGGAGGTGGTGAAGGCCGTCATAACGGTTATATTCCTCGTACTCCTTGGGGTAAAGTCACGAAAGGATTAAAAACTCGTGATAAGCGTAAAAGCAATAAGTGGATAGTTAAAGATCGTAGGAAATAG
- the rpsS gene encoding 30S ribosomal protein S19, translating to MSRSLRKGPFVDHSLIKKVRAMNLLEKKTPIKTWSRRSMITPEMIGHTFEVHNGKKFLTVFVSETMVGHKLGEFSPTRIFKSHPVKKG from the coding sequence ATGAGTAGATCGTTAAGAAAGGGTCCTTTTGTTGATCACAGTCTAATAAAAAAAGTACGTGCTATGAACTTATTGGAGAAAAAGACTCCAATTAAAACCTGGTCTCGTCGTTCTATGATTACCCCTGAAATGATAGGCCACACATTTGAGGTTCATAATGGGAAAAAGTTTCTAACGGTTTTTGTTTCGGAAACTATGGTAGGGCATAAGTTGGGAGAGTTTTCTCCAACAAGAATATTTAAAAGTCATCCCGTGAAGAAAGGGTAA
- the rplV gene encoding 50S ribosomal protein L22, with amino-acid sequence MFKATARYIRVQPRKARLAAGLMRNLSVTEAQQQLSFSQLKAGRCLKKVLDSAVANAELHDNVKREQLNVIEVRVDAGPVYKRAKSKSRGGRSPILKRTSHLTVIVGEKER; translated from the coding sequence ATGTTTAAAGCGACCGCCCGCTACATACGGGTTCAGCCTCGCAAGGCCCGACTAGCCGCTGGGCTTATGAGAAATTTAAGTGTTACGGAAGCTCAGCAGCAGTTGAGTTTTTCTCAGTTGAAAGCTGGAAGATGTCTAAAAAAAGTTTTGGATAGCGCTGTAGCTAATGCTGAGCTTCATGACAATGTAAAACGTGAGCAATTAAACGTTATCGAAGTCAGAGTGGATGCAGGCCCTGTATATAAGCGAGCTAAATCAAAAAGTCGGGGAGGCCGATCCCCAATTTTAAAACGCACTAGCCACTTAACTGTTATTGTTGGTGAGAAGGAGCGGTAG